From the genome of Ectobacillus sp. JY-23, one region includes:
- a CDS encoding YbdD/YjiX family protein — MMRKLRGQWREFISLLVGVPSYEKYVAYMKEKQPSQPILSRKAFFADVQKAKFETKAGNVSRCC; from the coding sequence ATTATGCGTAAGTTAAGGGGACAATGGCGTGAATTTATTAGCTTATTAGTTGGTGTTCCAAGCTATGAAAAGTATGTAGCATACATGAAGGAAAAGCAGCCCTCGCAGCCAATCTTATCACGCAAAGCCTTCTTTGCAGATGTACAAAAAGCCAAGTTTGAAACAAAAGCAGGCAATGTTTCTCGCTGTTGTTGA